One window of the Zea mays cultivar B73 chromosome 3, Zm-B73-REFERENCE-NAM-5.0, whole genome shotgun sequence genome contains the following:
- the LOC100384302 gene encoding serine/threonine-protein kinase SAPK4 isoform X1 has protein sequence MDKYEAVRDIGSGNFGVARLMRNRETRELVAVKCIERGHRIDENVYREIINHRSLRHPNIIRFKEVILTPTHLMIVMEFAAGGELFDRICDRGRFSEDEARYFFQQLICGVSYCHYMQICHRDLKLENVLLDGSPAPRLKICDFGYSKSSVLHSRPKSAVGTPAYIAPEVLSRREYDGKWYLFMQLADVWSCGVTLYVMLVGAYPFEDPDDPKNIRNTIQQIMQVQYKIPDHVHISTECQQLIARIFVANPMRRITMKEIKSHPWFLKNLPRELTETAQGMYYRRDNRVPSYSDQTSEEIMKIVQDARTMPKSSRSGYGWSSEYSDEEEEKEEEHRPEEHEEEEDEYDRRVKEVHASGELRMDALHI, from the exons ATGGACAAGTACGAGGCGGTGCGGGACATCGGGTCGGGGAACTTCGGGGTGGCGCGGCTGATGCGCAACCGCGAGACTCGAGAGCTCGTCGCCGTCAAGTGCATCGAGCGTGGCCACCGG ATTGACGAGAATGTGTACAGGGAGATCATCAACCACCGCTCGCTGCGCCATCCCAACATTATTCGCTTCAAGGAG GTGATACTTACACCAACACATCTTATGATTGTGATGGAGTTTGCAGCAGGTGGAGAGCTTTTTGATCGGATCTGTGATCGTGGGCGGTTTAGTGAGGATGAG GCCCGGTATTTCTTTCAGCAGTTGATCTGTGGAGTGAGCTATTGCCATTACATG CAAATATGCCATAGAGATCTGAAGCTGGAGAATGTTCTCTTGGATGGCAGCCCAGCTCCACGGCTTAAGATCTGCGATTTTGGCTATTCCAAG TCATCAGTGTTGCATTCAAGACCCAAATCAGCAGTAGGAACGCCAGCATATATTGCACCTGAGGTGCTATCCCGTCGCGAGTATGATGGAAAG TGGTACTTGTTCATGCAGCTTGCAGACGTATGGTCCTGTGGGGTGACTCTTTACGTCATGCTTGTGGGAGCATACCCATTTGAAGACCCAGATGACCCCAAGAATATACGCAACACCATTCAG CAAATAATGCAAGTGCAATACAAGATACCAGATCATGTCCACATATCTACGGAATGCCAGCAACTTATTGCCCGTATCTTTGTTGCCAATCCAATGAGG AGAATCACAATGAAGGAAATAAAGAGCCATCCATGGTTTTTGAAGAACCTACCACGGGAACTCACGGAGACTGCACAAGGCATGTACTACAGGAGGGATAACAGGGTCCCTTCTTATTCAGACCAAACGTCGGAAGAAATCATGAAGATAGTTCAAGATGCAAGGACCATGCCGAAATCATCCAGATCAGGCTATGGGTGGAGCAGTGAGTATTCGGATGAAGAAGAAGAGAAGGAAGAGGAACACAGACCAGAGGAGCATGAGGAAGAGGAAGATGAATACGATAGGAGGGTGAAGGAGGTCCATGCAAGCGGAGAACTCCGTATGGACGCTCTTCACAtatga
- the LOC100384302 gene encoding Serine/threonine-protein kinase SAPK4, which translates to MDKYEAVRDIGSGNFGVARLMRNRETRELVAVKCIERGHRIDENVYREIINHRSLRHPNIIRFKEVILTPTHLMIVMEFAAGGELFDRICDRGRFSEDEARYFFQQLICGVSYCHYMQICHRDLKLENVLLDGSPAPRLKICDFGYSKSSVLHSRPKSAVGTPAYIAPEVLSRREYDGKLADVWSCGVTLYVMLVGAYPFEDPDDPKNIRNTIQQIMQVQYKIPDHVHISTECQQLIARIFVANPMRRITMKEIKSHPWFLKNLPRELTETAQGMYYRRDNRVPSYSDQTSEEIMKIVQDARTMPKSSRSGYGWSSEYSDEEEEKEEEHRPEEHEEEEDEYDRRVKEVHASGELRMDALHI; encoded by the exons ATGGACAAGTACGAGGCGGTGCGGGACATCGGGTCGGGGAACTTCGGGGTGGCGCGGCTGATGCGCAACCGCGAGACTCGAGAGCTCGTCGCCGTCAAGTGCATCGAGCGTGGCCACCGG ATTGACGAGAATGTGTACAGGGAGATCATCAACCACCGCTCGCTGCGCCATCCCAACATTATTCGCTTCAAGGAG GTGATACTTACACCAACACATCTTATGATTGTGATGGAGTTTGCAGCAGGTGGAGAGCTTTTTGATCGGATCTGTGATCGTGGGCGGTTTAGTGAGGATGAG GCCCGGTATTTCTTTCAGCAGTTGATCTGTGGAGTGAGCTATTGCCATTACATG CAAATATGCCATAGAGATCTGAAGCTGGAGAATGTTCTCTTGGATGGCAGCCCAGCTCCACGGCTTAAGATCTGCGATTTTGGCTATTCCAAG TCATCAGTGTTGCATTCAAGACCCAAATCAGCAGTAGGAACGCCAGCATATATTGCACCTGAGGTGCTATCCCGTCGCGAGTATGATGGAAAG CTTGCAGACGTATGGTCCTGTGGGGTGACTCTTTACGTCATGCTTGTGGGAGCATACCCATTTGAAGACCCAGATGACCCCAAGAATATACGCAACACCATTCAG CAAATAATGCAAGTGCAATACAAGATACCAGATCATGTCCACATATCTACGGAATGCCAGCAACTTATTGCCCGTATCTTTGTTGCCAATCCAATGAGG AGAATCACAATGAAGGAAATAAAGAGCCATCCATGGTTTTTGAAGAACCTACCACGGGAACTCACGGAGACTGCACAAGGCATGTACTACAGGAGGGATAACAGGGTCCCTTCTTATTCAGACCAAACGTCGGAAGAAATCATGAAGATAGTTCAAGATGCAAGGACCATGCCGAAATCATCCAGATCAGGCTATGGGTGGAGCAGTGAGTATTCGGATGAAGAAGAAGAGAAGGAAGAGGAACACAGACCAGAGGAGCATGAGGAAGAGGAAGATGAATACGATAGGAGGGTGAAGGAGGTCCATGCAAGCGGAGAACTCCGTATGGACGCTCTTCACAtatga
- the LOC100384302 gene encoding serine/threonine-protein kinase SAPK4 isoform X2, with translation MDKYEAVRDIGSGNFGVARLMRNRETRELVAVKCIERGHRIDENVYREIINHRSLRHPNIIRFKEVILTPTHLMIVMEFAAGGELFDRICDRGRFSEDEARYFFQQLICGVSYCHYMQICHRDLKLENVLLDGSPAPRLKICDFGYSKSSVLHSRPKSAVGTPAYIAPEVLSRREYDGKLADVWSCGVTLYVMLVGAYPFEDPDDPKNIRNTIQQIMQVQYKIPDHVHISTECQQLIARIFVANPMRYFLRIFSRESQ, from the exons ATGGACAAGTACGAGGCGGTGCGGGACATCGGGTCGGGGAACTTCGGGGTGGCGCGGCTGATGCGCAACCGCGAGACTCGAGAGCTCGTCGCCGTCAAGTGCATCGAGCGTGGCCACCGG ATTGACGAGAATGTGTACAGGGAGATCATCAACCACCGCTCGCTGCGCCATCCCAACATTATTCGCTTCAAGGAG GTGATACTTACACCAACACATCTTATGATTGTGATGGAGTTTGCAGCAGGTGGAGAGCTTTTTGATCGGATCTGTGATCGTGGGCGGTTTAGTGAGGATGAG GCCCGGTATTTCTTTCAGCAGTTGATCTGTGGAGTGAGCTATTGCCATTACATG CAAATATGCCATAGAGATCTGAAGCTGGAGAATGTTCTCTTGGATGGCAGCCCAGCTCCACGGCTTAAGATCTGCGATTTTGGCTATTCCAAG TCATCAGTGTTGCATTCAAGACCCAAATCAGCAGTAGGAACGCCAGCATATATTGCACCTGAGGTGCTATCCCGTCGCGAGTATGATGGAAAG CTTGCAGACGTATGGTCCTGTGGGGTGACTCTTTACGTCATGCTTGTGGGAGCATACCCATTTGAAGACCCAGATGACCCCAAGAATATACGCAACACCATTCAG CAAATAATGCAAGTGCAATACAAGATACCAGATCATGTCCACATATCTACGGAATGCCAGCAACTTATTGCCCGTATCTTTGTTGCCAATCCAATGAGG TACTTTTTACGAATATTCTCCAGAGAATCACAATGA